One region of Wyeomyia smithii strain HCP4-BCI-WySm-NY-G18 chromosome 3, ASM2978416v1, whole genome shotgun sequence genomic DNA includes:
- the LOC129731931 gene encoding uncharacterized protein LOC129731931, with protein sequence MGSKRNRLKHLALQLLAVAAVLVVAEAASIDQKATGNLPVLVFRRKPEMPLRSAQGGKFQDRYCAAFRVAEKSFITSAHCLATGQKDMPPTDVLEFDDTQTGLIYDTIQHPEYNLQDGKGDVALFSYDGSAMGYNADFLTLTSSEIPKEMCSVYVMDDSFKWKTLTPTTHCSKKPTKDKVCYRVDSHIDGVDFAVLCNRGTVVQAIYHQRYGNEIHFSDCLKARCWELIQSAKRPKRQDTTTPATAAAPGADAAGGVTTPAPAEGAVTPAPAGGAATPAPAATASGSIDPGAVPLPPPNQIFPNMPLNFPYPDLPLATGPPLPTKPNRRVYYQNPYPGSPTSSMQEPEIPELDPNDPSVPPLVIVPKVRAEGTSYVDYAVEGPTYKTPAGYELKPGRKPSDAREFTVEPSDELTTDPSAPVLPPAEAVSEEPTNTPFPTAPMGDFPVDSEPTPGENEIALPAVQQPMENIANYGYAPEDWRFQVTRKPHAKCPTVAGRKTCNENQRPPYPTIPIQIPSGPRPYYTEQYSPGANEIPAARQPYPAVPNRCRQCAGQQQCRQCPRPYGGQLPSWPVPMPDRVAPGQKPPGEWPPSGPGAFPGQGASYSGSGQPGQVVDPWEIAAQKAEQERVPTRAAKGRSRKRQDEEASSGQGRGISMGTMLFVYMVSILF encoded by the exons ATGGGTTCGAAGCGAAATCGTTTGAAGCACCTGGCGTTGCAGCTACTGGCGGTGGCTGCCGTTCTGGTAGTTGCCGAAGCCGCCAGTATTGACCAGAAAGCGACTGGAAACCTTCCAGTGTTGGTGTTCCGTAGGAAGCCGGAAATGCCACTCCGGTCGGCTCAAGGTGGCAAATTCCAGGACCGATACTGTGCAGCATTCCGGGTGGCCGAGAAAAGTTTTATCACGTCAGCTCATTGCCTAGCAACCGGTCAAAA GGATATGCCACCAACCGATGTTCTCGAATTTGATGATACTCAAACCGGCTTAATCTATGATACCATACAACATCCGGAGTACAACCTGCAAGATGGAAAAGGGGACGTGGCACTCTTCAGTTATGATGGTAGCGCGATGGGCTACAACGCTGATTTTCTAACCTTGACCTCATCGGAAATTCCCAAAGAGATGTGTAGTGTGTATGTGATGGATGATTCTTTTAAATGGAAAACATTGACTCCAACGACTCATTGCTCGAAGAAACCGACTAAGGACAAAGTGTGTTACAGGGTTGATTCTCACATTGACGGAGTGGATTTTGCCGTTCTTTGCAACAGAGGAACTGTAGTTCAAGCCATATATCACCAACGTTACGGTAACGAGATTCACTTCTCAGATTGTTTGAAAGCACGCTGCTG GGAATTAATTCAATCTGCTAAACGACCCAAGAGACAAGATACAACCACGCCTGCAACTGCAGCAGCACCGGGGGCTGATGCGGCCGGGGGTGTAACTACACCAGCACCAGCAGAGGGTGCAGTTACACCTGCACCTGCAGGAGGTGCGGCTACACCAGCACCTGCAGCCACCGCTTCCGGGTCAATTGACCCCGGCGCAGTTCCCCTTCCTCCACCCAATCAGATATTCCCGAATATGCCACTTAATTTCCCTTACCCTGATCTACCACTAGCTACAGGGCCACCGCTTCCTACCAAACCGAACAGGCGAGTTTATTACCAGAACCCTTATCCCGGTTCACCTACGAGCTCCATGCAGGAACCGGAAATTCCGGAACTAGATCCCAACGACCCTTCGGTACCTCCTCTGGTGATAGTTCCTAAAGTACGAGCTGAAGGCACTTCATACGTTGACTACGCAGTTGAAGGACCGACTTATAAAACTCCTGCTGGATATGAGTTGAAACCTGGTCGAAAGCCCAGTGACGCACGTGAGTTTACAGTTGAACCCAGTGATGAACTCACTACAGATCCCAGCGCCCCAGTATTGCCACCTGCTGAAGCAGTCTCCGAAGAACCAACAAATACTCCGTTCCCCACCGCGCCAATGGGAGATTTTCCTGTCGACTCTGAACCAACGCCGGGTGAAAATGAAATAGCATTACCTGCGGTACAACAACCGATGGAGAATATTGCAAATTATGGGTACGCTCCTGAAGATTGGCGTTTTCAAGTTACACGAAAACCTCACGCGAAATGCCCCACCGTAGCTGGGCGTAAAACTTGTAATGAAAACCAGCGTCCGCCTTATCCAACCATACCTATACAGATACCTTCGGGTCCTAGGCCTTATTACACTGAACAGTACTCTCCTGGTGCTAATGAAATACCAGCTGCGCGGCAACCGTATCCAGCAGTACCGAATCGTTGTAGACAATGCGCAGGCCAGCAGCAATGCCGACAATGTCCCAGACCGTATGGAGGCCAGCTTCCTTCCTGGCCAGTGCCGATGCCAGATCGAGTAGCTCCAGGACAGAAACCTCCTGGTGAATGGCCTCCTTCCGGGCCTGGAGCGTTTCCAGGACAGGGTGCATCCTATTCGGGTTCTGGCCAACCTGGACAAGTTGTGGATCCTTGGGAAATTGCAGCGCAGAAAGCTGAACAAGAGAGAGTACCCACTCGAGCAGCGAAGGGTCGCAGCCGCAAAAGACAGGATGAGGAAGCAAGTAGTGGTCAAGGCCGCGGCATCTCGATGGGGACAATGTTGTTTGTTTATATGGTTAGCATTTTATTCTAA